The genomic window CAATTTTCTTTCACCTTGCCCGGCACAAGGGTTAATTATTCAGGGTACTAAAGATACGGTCGTCTCCGAAGAAGCAGTTTACAATCTATATGAAAAGCTTGAAAAGCAGAGAGATTCTAATGTTGAGTACGTCCCGGTTAATAATGCCGATCACTTCTTTGCCGGAGAATTGGATAAGCTGAATGAAGCCATAGAAAATTATATTAAGCCACGTATAGCAGTAATGCAAAGACCAAGAAAAGTTAAGCGCGACAGAAGACGCCGCCAACTACCGGATGCCGGCTAGAAGTTGTTGTAGGGAAGCTGATGTAGAGATTCTTATGACTGCGTACCGCAAGATATCCGAAAGCATACGCTTCTATAAGATCCCCGTCCAGAGGCTTCCCTTCAATTATAATTTCTTCTATAGATGTTACTTTGATACCAAGCAGATCACTTAAACATTTCATTATAAATTTATTTTTTCTTCCGCCGCCGCAAACATATAAATGTAGTGGTTTTTTAGGTAGTAATGATATTCCGCGCTTTACTGTTTCAGCAATGATTGCACCTAAACTTGCAGTCCCATCTTCTGTTGTCATACTTTCTAAAAAGCTAAAATCAAATGCATTTCTATCTAAAGCTTTTGGTGGGAGTTTGGAAAAATAATCTTGGACTAAAAACTTGTTTACTATATCGTCATCGACTTTTCCGCTGAAGGCAATTTGTCCGCCCTTATCATACTCGATATCCAACCTTTTATTAAGAAGATCATCAATGGGAGCATTACCGAAGCCGGTATCAAAAGCAATTAGCTCATCTTGATCTATATACGTGATATTTGCTACGCCGCCAATGTTCAAAATAGCACAGGGTTTAGCTAAGTTTGCAGCTAATGCCTTATGAAATATTGGTACAAGAGGAGCTCCCAATCCTTTAGCAGCAAGATCCTTTCTTCTAAAATCACTTATCACATTTATTCTTGTTTCATAAGCAAGTAAACTCGGGTTACCGATCTGCCAAGTTAAATGCTTTTCAGGTATATGTATTACCGTTTGACCATGAAAACCTATAAGCTGTACTTCTTCGGCCTTTAAGTTATTTAACTTTAATACCTCTTTTACTGCTTCTATATGTAAATGAGTAATTTCATCTTCAATCTCTATAAGCTCACTAAGACCTGCAGATTTAATGTTTCTTAGTTTAT from Candidatus Jidaibacter acanthamoeba includes these protein-coding regions:
- a CDS encoding anhydro-N-acetylmuramic acid kinase, with the protein product MKLSDENNPLFAIGLMSGTSFDGVDAALIISDGENKIECGQGITLDYPISVKHKLRNIKSAGLSELIEIEDEITHLHIEAVKEVLKLNNLKAEEVQLIGFHGQTVIHIPEKHLTWQIGNPSLLAYETRINVISDFRRKDLAAKGLGAPLVPIFHKALAANLAKPCAILNIGGVANITYIDQDELIAFDTGFGNAPIDDLLNKRLDIEYDKGGQIAFSGKVDDDIVNKFLVQDYFSKLPPKALDRNAFDFSFLESMTTEDGTASLGAIIAETVKRGISLLPKKPLHLYVCGGGRKNKFIMKCLSDLLGIKVTSIEEIIIEGKPLDGDLIEAYAFGYLAVRSHKNLYISFPTTTSSRHPVVGGVFCRA